The Crassaminicella thermophila nucleotide sequence TCAGATTGTGTTAAAGCTATAGATTATAGCCAAGACAGAGTGCAATCTAGCATTGTTACATCAAGTGCTGTAGAAAGAGAGCTAGAACGAATTACAGACAAGTTACTGAATGAACTTAAATATAAAATCCAAAGGAAATATAAGTTAAAAGCAAGATTGAGAAAAATAGAGGAAGATGTTAAAAGGATTGAGAAAATATTTGTAGATTTAACAGAAGAAGAAAAACTAATTGTTGAATTAAAATATGGAGAGAAAAAGACTATCAGGCAAATAGAAAGGATACTACCATATGCTAAAACTACTATACATAGAAAGAAAAGAGAGATAATAGAATATATAGTAAGCCAGTTGTAAAATGGGACAAATTCGGGACAAAATTAGGACAAAACAGCATAAATTCAATGCTATAATGTTATTATAGAAGTAGTTACCCCCTGATACCTTCTAATAACTAAGGCAGTCGAGAAATCGGCTGTCTTTTTCGTATAAATGAGGTGATCGCATGGAATTGCACAGATGCAAAGTTAAATTTCATAAAGGTAAAATAGTATGTGCATCAGAGATTCTATGTTCAGATTGCCCTGAAAAAGATAAATGTGAGGATATAGATATTTATGTAGATAGTAAGTACTGGGGAAGCAAGGAATGCATGAGCCACGATAGTTATAGGAGAAAGAATAAGAGGATCAGGCAGAAAAGTTGGGGGAAGATAGGTTAGGTGAAATAGATGGCACTAAAGAAAACTTGTACATGCGGAAGAATAATAGACTATAATCAAAAGCATTGTGAAGAATGCGAGAAGAAATACAAGCAAGAAAGAAGAGAAAGCGCTAAGCAATATGATAGACATGTTAGATATAGCAAAGATAACATTAAGTACAGTAAATTCTATCATAGTGCTGAATGGGCAAAAGCAAGACAAGTTGCTATAGTTAGAGATCACGCTTTATGCCAGGACTGTTTAAAAGAGAATAGAATCACAGTATACGATACAGTACATCATATTATACCGATTAAACAAGATTGGGATAAAAGATTAGATATAGATAACTTAGTATGTTTATGTGAGAGTTGCCATCAAAAGAGACATAAGGAGTTGAAATAAAATGAATGATGTAAAAGAATTAATAAAAATGAGAAACACTTTTAGAGAAGCGGCTGATATTATAGATGAATTGCTAGATCTAAAAGAAAAAGAAAATAATGGACAAGATGTTAAGAAAGAATTAGAGAGTGTTATTGGAAGGTTTGCAATTAAGATGTTGGAACTTAATTCATTGCAGTAAAGGGGTAGGGGGTATCAAAAAAGTTTTTAGTGAATCTAGAAAGACCGCAGGGCCCTCTCTCGCTTTTTAAAAATTCCCTAAATGAAAAAAAATCAAGACAGGAGGTGAGGGAATGGCAAGACCTTCAAAAAGCATAAAAACTATGAGCAAGAATTTAACTAAAGAAGAAAGAGCAATCAGGCTAGAAACAGAAGAAAAATTACGAGGTGGAGCCGATAAAATTTCCCCACCTAAACATTTGAATGCAAGACAGAAAAAAATATTTAATTATATAGTCGAAGAACTTGAAGCGAGTGGAATACTTGGGAATCTAGATATTTACATCTTAGGGGCTTGTGCTATTGCTATTGATAGATTACAACAAATAGAAAAAATGATTAACAAAGATATAAAAATGTTAATGAATAAAGATCTCATGAGAGCTAAAGAAAAATATACAAAAGATTTCTTTAGATGTTGTAATGAACTAAGTTTAAGTCCACAGTCGAGAGCAAAATTAGGTAATATTAATTTACAAGCGAAACAACAGCAAGAAGATCCATTGCTTAGAGTATTAGCTGGTGGTAAAGAATGATACTTTTAGATAAAGCTATTAAATACGCTACTGATGTTGTAGAAGGTAAAGAAATAACAACTAAAGAAGTAATAATTCAATGCAAGTGGTTCTTGATAGATTATAATAAGAGACAACATAAAGATGATTTTGAATTTTATTTTGATACATCAGAAATGGAAAAGATAGAAGGTATATTGAAATTATTAAATTTTGCAACAGGTTTAAATATAGTTGGTAAAACAATATTAGATGGATTATGGGGCTTTCAAGCCTTTTTTTTATGCAATATATTTGGTTGGAGATTTAAAACAGATAAGCGAAAATTCAGATATAGAGATGTTACGTTATTTATCCCAAGAAAAAATGCTAAAACATTCATATGTGCATTAATACTAATAATACTTATGTTGACGGAAGACAAACACAGTGAATTTTATTCTATATGCTTAGATAGGGAACTTGCTGGAGAGGTTAAAAAAGCTATTACTCAAATAATACAAGCAAGTCCAGTAGTAGAAAAGTATTTCAAATTGTCAACTACTCTAAGCGGAAAGATAATTTGCAAACTTACAAATAGTTACTATCAAGCAAGAACTGCTGAAGCAAATAGAAATAACTCTATCAGACCGAGTGCTTTCATAGCCGACGAGATAGGAGCATTTAGAGATTATAAAAACATAACAGCCATGCAATCAGGACAATTAAGTGTTAGAAACCCTTTAAGGTTTAAACTGACAACTGCATATGCCGAAAGTGAATCTATAATGCTTGAAGAACTGGACTATATTAGAAAAGTATATGATGGCGTTATTGAAGATAAAAGAATGTTTGCTTTGCTTTATTATGCAGAAGATGAACATAAATGGGATGATATAGGCTTGCAACAAGCTAATCCACTACGAATTAAAGAAAATTATCAAGAAATAAAAGATAATCGTAAAAAAGCATTAGAAAAACCTTCTGAACGTACAGAATTTCTAACTAAACACATGAATATATTTGTTGATGATATAAAAGAAAATAAATATATAGATTTCACATATTGGAAAAAAGGTGAATTAGAGAAAATAGATTTAGAAGGCAAAGAGGTTGTGGTAGGGGTAGACTTATCGCTTACTACTGACCTTACAGCAGTAGATATTATGTACAAGAAAAATGGGCAGTATTTTCTTAAATCACATGCTTTTTTACCCGAAGATACTTTACCGTTAAGACGAGAAAAAATAGATTATAGGCAAATGGAGAAACTAGGATATTGCACTATTACAAAAGGCAATATAGTGGATTACTTAGTTGTTGAGGACTATATAAGAAATATTGAAGAAAGTAATTGCAAAATTAAATGTATAGTATCTGACCCATATAATGCATTACAGATGATGCAGAGTTTAGCAAATGATTACGAGGTTATAATGCTAAAACAAACTTATTCGCAGTTAAGTCCTAGTATAAAAAGTTTTAGAGATGATGTATATAAAGGCAATATATTCTATGAAAAAAATAAACTGTTAGACTGGTGTATGAGCAATGCAACAACAGTTAAAGGAAGAACAACAGATGATATATTACTTGCTAAAGAAAACAAAAACAAACATAGAATAGACTTAGTTGTTGCAGCAATATTTGCTTATAGTCAGCTTTATTTGATAGATGAAAGTATTAATATTCAGGAAGTTACAGAGGATTATTTGAACATGATGGGCTGGTAAGGAGGTGAGAAAATGAGCATATTTAGTTGGTTGAAAAGCAAATTTAAAAATGAGACTGTAGATACAAACAACCCAGCACTTTTGGAATGGCTAGGAATAGACCCTAATACAAATAAAAACAAGTTGTCTGATGCAACCTATTTTGCTTGTATAAAGAAGTTATCTGAAAGTGTAGGAAAACTAACCTTAAAAATGTATCAAAATACAGATAAAGGAATTATAAAAAGTAATAAAAGCGAGCTTTATAATGTATTAAAATTGCGACCTAATCCGTACATGGCAGCTACTACATTTTGGAGTACGGTCGAAATGAATAGAAATCACTATGGCAATGCTTACGTGTGGTGTAGATATATTGGCCCTAAATTGCAAGATTTATGGATCATGCCTAGTACAGATGTAACTGTTGTGGTAGATGATAAAGGGATATTAGGTGCAAAAGGACGCATTTGGTATAAATATAGAGACAGTAAAAGCAATAAGCTGTATACATTTAATTCTGACGAGGTAATGCATTTTAAGACTTCTACAACGTTTGATGGTATTATAGGTAAAAGTGTTAGAGAGATACTAAAGCAGACAGTAGAAGGAAGTTTAGAAAGCCAAAATTTTATGAATAACTTATATAAGAGCGGGCTAACAGGCAAAGCCGTATTAGAGTATACGGGTGAGTTAAATAAAGAAGCTAAAGAAAGATTAGTTAAAGGTTTCGAAGAATTTGCTAATGGTTCAAAGAATGCAGGAAAAATTATACCTGTCCCACTAGGCATGAAATTAACTCCTTTAAATATTAAATTGACTGATAGTCAGTTTTTTGAGCTAAAAAAATATACAGCATTACAGATTGCAGCTGCATTTGGAATTATGCCTAATCAGATAAATGACTTTGAAAAATCTAGTTATGCAAGTGCAGAAATGCAAAACTTAGCTTTTTATACAGATACACTTCTCTATATTTTAAAGCAATATGAAGAAGAAATAACATATAAAGTATTAAGTAGCCAAATGATTAATCAAGGCTACTTTTTTAAATTCAATGTAAATTCGATCTTAAGGGCAGATTTAGAAACACAGATGAAAAGTTTAGCAACAGCAGTGCAAAATGGCATTTATACGCCAAATGAAGCACGAGAATATTTAGACAAACCTACACATGAAGGCGGTGATATATTAATGGCTAATGGCAATTATATACCGCTTACAATGGTGGGTAACCAGTATAAGAAAGGAGGTAACAGCTAATGAAAATAGAAATTAAAGGTCCTATTATATCTAGTAGTGTGCAATGGATTTATGATTTATTTGAAATGGAAGCTACTAGCCCTAAGAAGGTAAAAGAACAACTTAAAAATGCAAAAGATAATGAGGATGTTGAAGTTGAGATAAACAGCGGTGGTGGTTCTGTATTTGCAGGATCAGAAATATATACTATGCTAAAAGATTATGGAGGAAATGTAACAGTAAAAATAGTTGGTTTAGCCGCTAGTGCTGCAAGTGTAATTGCAATGGCTGGGAACAAGGTTATGATGTCGCCTACTGGTCAAATAATGATACATAACGCTAGCATTAGTGGAGTGAATGGAGATAAAAATACACTTAACCATGAAGCGGGAGTTTTAGAAAGTATTGATAGCACAATAGCTTATGCGTATGAGTTAAAAACTGGCATGACAGAAAAAGAATTATTAGACATGATGAATAAAGAAACTTGGCTATCTCCTAAAAAAGCATTAGATTATGGCTTTATTGATGAAATTATGTTCACTGAAAATAATCAAAACAGCTTTGTAGCAAGTGTAAATTGTGAAATAATACCACAACAAGTTATTGATAAGCTAAGAAATGAATTGCTAGGAAAAGGTGGTATAAGCAATTTATTAAATAATACGGAAGAAACTGCAGAAAAGTCTACAAAAAAATCAAGCAACGAATTAGAATTAGCAAAAGCTAAATTAAAATTAAAAATAAATTTATAGGAGGAATGAAGATGTTAAAATCAGTTGAAATGAAACAAGAATTAGAGGTTTTGAAAAACGAAGCGAGAAAACTATTGGAAGATAAAGAAGCTAAATTAGAGGATATTGAAGCTAAAAATGCAGAAATAGAAACACTGCAAGCGAAAATCATTATGCAAGAGAAATTAGAGCAGGAGGAAAAAGAAGAAATGGAAAATGCAACATTTGAAGAAGAAACACTACAAGATGATGTAACAAAAGAATTTATAAATGGTTTAAGAACGAAATTCGAAAATGCTATGAGTGAAGGTTCTAGTACAGATGGGGGTTATACTGTACCACAGGATATTTTAACTAAAATTAACGAGCTAAGAGAAAGAAAAGATGCTTTACAAAACTTAATTACAGTTGAAAAAGTAACTGCTCCAACTGGTAGTAGAGTATTTAAAGCAAGAGCACAACAAACAGGATTTGCAGAAGTTGCTGAAAATGGTTCAATCCCTGAAAAAGCTACACCACAATTCACTCAATTAACTTATTCAGTTAAGAAATATGCTGGCTTTTTGAAAGTTACAAATGAATTACTAAAAGATAGTGATATCGCAATAAGAAGCACAGTCGAAAAATGGCTAGGTGATGAATCAAGAGTAACTAGAAACAAATTAATACTTGCAGAACTTGATAAGAAGGCTAAGACAGCAATTGCAAGTGTAGATGATATTAAGGATGTATTAAATGTACAACTTGATCCTGCTTTCAGATATACAAGTGTAATAGTAACAAATCAAGATGGTTTTAACTGGTTAGATAAGCAAAAAGATAGTGATGGTAATTATTTATTGCAACCTTCTGTATCTTCCCCAACTGGAAAACAGTTATTTGGTGTCGATATAGTAATGGTATCTAATAAAGATTTGCCTTCTGACACTACAAACGGTACAAAAGCACCTTTCATAATCGGTGATTTAAAAGAAGCTATAGTAATGTTCGAAAAGGAAGGCATGGAGTTAAGAGCAAGTGATGTTGCGGGAGATGCATATTTAACTGATGTAACTCTATTCAGAGCAATTGAACGTGAAGAAGTTAAGACTAGAGATAGCGAAGCATTTGTATATGGACAAGTAGCAATAGCATAGAGGGGTGATTCCCCTCTCATTTTTGGAAAGAGGGTGATTTTTTTTTGAAAGTCAAAGCCTTAATAGATTGTATAGGTATAGGATATAACTTAAAAGCTGGCGAAACAGCAGAATTAGAAAAGGAAATAGCAGAGAAATTAATTAGATTTGGTTATGCAGAAGAAATAAAAAGCTCAAAGAAAACACCTAAAAAATAAAAATAGGTGGTGATAACATGGAACTAACAGAAATAAAAGAATTTTTAAGACTAGAGCAAGACTATACGGAAGAAGATATATTTTTAAATAGTTTACTTGTTGCAGCAAAAGAATACATAAAAAATGCTACTGGATTAGATTATGACGACACAAATGAGTTATATAAGTTAGCGATTAAAATACTTGTAACACATTGGTATGAAAACAGAGAAGCAATATCAGAAAAGAAAACTGATAAAATAGCATTCTCGCTCAACTCTATATTAATACAATTGCAATATTGTTATGAAGGTGATACTGTATGAATCCAGGAAGATTAAGACATAGGATAGATGTATACGGAAAAATCGAAATAGAAAATGAATTGGAGGAAGTAGACTATATAGACAGTAAAATTAAGACTATATGGGCTGCTATAATTCCACAGACTGCAAGTTTGCAAAGAGGACAAGTAGAAACTATATTAAGTAATACTACGCATAAAATAATTGTGAGATACAGCGCTGGGAAAGATATTACCCAAGATATGTATATTATGTTTAGAGGTAAAAGGTTTGATATAAAATACATCCTCAATCCATATTTTAAAAATGAATTTCTAGAGATATTCTGTGAAGAAGTGATAGAGTAATGGCTATAGAAGATGGGTTTGATTTTAGCGATTTAGATAATTTTCAAAAGAAGTTACTCCAGAAGGCTCAAAAAGAGTTTCCTAGAGAAACTTATAGATTTATGAGAAAAGCAGGTACAAAAAAGAAAAGGTATATAAAAAGAAGGGCAAATCAACTAGTTAAAAAAGATAAAAATAATAGCAGCAAAGAGGGTAGAGCAAACTATCATAAATCTTGGAAGAGAGGAAAAGCATATAAAAGAAATAAAGATAATTCATACAATGTACAAGTAAGGAATAATAGCTATCATGGTCATTTAATAGAATATGGCCATAGGCAAGTAACTAAAGATGGAAAAGAAGTAGGATTTGTACCTGGAAAACATGTTCTTGAAAAAGCTTCGAAAGAATTTCAAAGTCAATTCTACAAAATGATTGAAGATTGGCTTGACGAAATGTTAGAAAAAGGGTTGTGATACAGTGATAACCTTAAAAGATATAAAAAAAGCTATAAATAGTCTTATTTCAGCTAATTTTACAGCTGAAATAACTAGCAGAGATATTAAAGAGGGGTTTAAAAGACCTTCTTTTTTTGTGGAATTTGATAATGTTAAAAAGTCTCCTGCTGGAGAGGATCAGATAAATAGGGAATTGACTGTTAGAATATATTACTTCCCTTCTAATAGGTATCAATACAGCGTTGAGATACTAGAAGTACAGGAAAAGTTAGAAGAAGTATTTGATACAAAATTAAAGGTACAAGATAGATATTTTAATATTGATGAAGTCGAAAGTATTGTAACTGATGGCGTATTACAGTTTTATTTTGACATTCGATATGAAGAAGGAAGAGAAATTCCTGACGCAGAGCTTATGGAAAATCTTTATATAAAGGAGGAATAATGTATGGGATTACCACAAATAAATATTGAATTTAGTGGTAAAGCAGTATCGGCAGTAGAAAGAAGTGCTAGAGGAATAGTAGCACTAATTTTAAAAGATGATACTGGAACATTTGATACAAAGGAATATACAAGTGTTGATGAAATAGAAACAACGGATTGGACTGCTGATAATTTAGATTATATTAAAAAGACTTTCATGGGTACACCTAGCAAGGTTATATGTGAAAGGTTAGATACTACAGCTACAGATTATAACGCTGCACTTACTAGACTTGAGTCTAAAAAATGGAATTACCTTGCTATACCAAGTTTAACAAATGCAACTGATATTGTAACTTGGATAAAAGGGAAAAGAGATAATGATAAAAAGACTTTTAAAGCTGTACTTCCTAATGCATCAACCGCTGACCATGAAGGCATAATTAACTTCACTACTGTCGATATAAAAACAGCTGATAAAAAATATACAACAGCTGAATATTGTTGCAGAATAGCTGGGATTTTAGCAGGATTACCTTTCAATAGGTCAGCAACTTATTATGTTCTTCCAGAAGTAGAAAACATTACTGAAAGTGCTACTCCTGATGCAGATATAGATAATGGACAGCTTATTTTAGTTAATGATGGAGAAAAAATCAAGATAGGTAGAGGAGTTAACTCTCTTGTATCCACTACTACAGAAAAGACAGAAGACTTTAAGAAAATCAAGATTATAGAGATTATGGATATGATAAAAGACGATATAAGAGATACATTTAATGACCACTATGTTGGGAAAGTACCGAATATTTATGACAACCAGGTGCTATTTTTTACTTCTGTGAATGCATATTTTAAAGGTCTTGCTGGAGATGAAATTTTAGATCCAAACTTCCCTAACAAAGCAGATGTAGATGTTGAAGCTCAGAGACTTGCTTGGGAGAGCATAGGAACTGATACAAGTACATTAAATGACCAGCAAGTAAAAGAAAAATCTTTTAGAAGTAACGTCTATGCAAAGGCAAGCATTAAGATTGTAGACGCTATGGAAGATTTAGAATTTAGCATTTTAATATAGTTAGGAGGTATATGAATGACCAAAATACCAAGTAATAGGCGAATTAATGGCACTTTTGGAGCTGTATGGCTTGATGGTGAAAAGCTTGCAGATGTAGATAGTTTTGAAGCGAAAGTAACTATAAATTATGAAGATGTAAATATGGCAGAAGACCTTGCAACACATAAAAAAATGACTGGTTGGTCTGGGGAAGGAACACTTACACTTAAAAAAGTTTATAGTACAGGAGCTAACCTATTAGGAGAAAAATTAAAAGAAGGGAAAATGCCAACTTTCACTATAGTAGGTAAACTAGCTGATCCTGATGCATACGGAAGTGAAAGAGTAGCATTAAATGAAGTTACGTTTAATGAATTTACTTTAATGAAATTTGAACAAAAAACGCCTGGTACAGAAGAACTACCTTTTGCTTTTGCTGATTATGATTTAGTGGATTTGATTGAAAGGGGATAGTAAGACATGGCTAAAAAACTAACTTTAAATGACCTTATACAACAAAAAGAAAAATATCAAGTAAAAAATGATGTTAGAGAAGATATAGCAATAGAAAGAAATGGAGAAGAAATTATCATAACTATAAAAAAACCTAACAGAGCATTATGTTTAGAGTGTATTAGCATGGCACAAGATGGTAACCAACAAGAAAAAGCTGATATACACATGGTGTATAACATAGTTGTAGAGCCGAATTTAAAGGATACTAATTTGCACAATGCTTATGGATGTGTAGAGCCAACGGATATAGTTGAAAAAATATTTGAACCCGGAGAAATAGCTCAAATAAGTGGTTATGGTATGCAGTTAGCTGGATATGGAAGTGAAATAAAGGCGGTTAAGGATATAAAAAACTAATAAAAAGTGATGGAGAAATGTATTTTCTCCATCATTATTTGCAAAAAGGCTTTAAACTAGAATATTTGCTCAATCTAAAAGCTACAGAAAAACTTTTTATGATAGCTAGTATGGAGCAGTATTTTGAGGAAGAAAAGGCAAAGCAACAAAGTTAAAAAAGCTTTAGCCTTTTCTTTTTTAGGTAGGTGATAGAGTGGCTTCTAAAAGTATAAAAGCTATATTAACGCTAAAAGATAAAAACTTTTCTTCAAATATGAAGAAGGCATCTAAAGGCGTAAAAGGTTTTAATAGAAGGCTTAAATATAGTAGTAATCAAGTTAAAAAGTTTAAAAGGGATGTAGCATACAGTTTTAAAAGTGTTGCTAAAAGTGCTGTGGGTATTGCAGGAGCCTATCTAGGTTTTAGAGCATTATCAAATGGTATTAGTGAAAGTGTTGAAGCTGCAAAAGCTCAGATAGATGCTGAAACAAAACTACAAGCTGTTCTTAAAAATACTAAAGGTATTACGGATCAACAAATTGAAGGGCTTAAAAAATATGCTAGTGAACAACAGAATTTAGGAGTAATAGGTGACGAAGTACAAATTGCTGGTATTCAACAAATAGGTACTTTTCAACTCCAAGCTGATACTATTAAAAAATTAATTCCAGGAATGAACGATTTACTTGCTCAGCAAAAGGGATTAAACGCTACACAACAAGATGCTGTAAATATAGGGAATTTAATTGGTAAAGTTATGTCTGGACAAGTTGGAGCATTATCTAGAGTGGGTATTTCATTTACAAAAGCACAAGAAAAAATATTAAAATATGGAACTGAATCAGAAAAGGCAGCTACACTTGCTGAGGTATTAAAACAAAATGTTGGTGGGGTTAATAAGGCACTTGCAGAAACTGACCAAGGTAAGATACAGCAAATGACTAATGCATGGGGAGATTATAAAGAAGAAATAGGGAAAAAGATACTTCCACTACAAGCTCAATTTGCTGGTTGGTTTGCTAAAAAAATACCTGGAATACAGACGTTTACTTTAAACCTTATTGACAAAACAATTTTAGGAGTAAAAGGGTTTAAAAAAGTTGCTATTAGTGTATGGATAAAAGTTAAAAAAGTTATTAAAGATAATAAACCTGTAATAGATAATATTAAGAATGGTATCAAATCCTTAGGCGATAAGGTTTTATTAATAAAAAACTGGTTTGTAGATGCATTTCAAAATATAAAAGCAAAAATTGAAGAAAACAAGCCTGCTATTGAAGGTGTAAAAGGTGTATTAGCAGATTTAGGAAATAAAGCTTTAGCAATGAAAGACTGGCTAGTTGACACTTTTGAAAGTGCAAAACCTTCTTTAAATTGGATAAAAGATGAAGGGCTACCATTAGTAGTTGATGGAGTAGCAGGAGTAATTGATAAAGCAACTGAATTATATAATTTTATTAACGACAATTGGTCTACAATTGAACCGATAATATTGGGGGTAGCAGGAGCAATAACAACGTACAAATTGGCAGTACTAACTACTACTGCAGTAACCAAAGGAGCAATTTTAGTTACGAAAGGTCTTACATTAGCTCAAGGAGCTCTTAATACAGTTATGAATTTAAGTCCTTTAGCAAAATGGTCTATTATAATAGGAGCTGCTATTGCAGCTGGTGTTTACTTGTATAAGAATTGGGATACTATTAAGGCTAAAGCTGGAGAATTGTGGGAAGGAATAAAATCGGCATTTGAACCTTTAGGGGAATTTTTTAATGGAGTATGGGAAGGTGTAAAAACAGGCTTTAAAGCATTTATTAACTTTTTTATAGATGGTATTAATACAGTAATAGGTGGAGTAAATTCTATTAAAGTAAAGGTTCCTGATTGGGTTCCAAGATGGGGTGGAAAAGAATGGGGAATAAATATCCCTAAAATACCTGAATTTGCACTTGGTACAAGTTATTTCAAAGGTGGATTAGCACGCATTAATGAACGTGGTGGAGAAATAGTTAATCTACCTAATGGATCACAAGTTATTCCAGCTGATAAATCAGAAAAAATAATTAATAGAGATAATTCAAAAATTGAAGTGAATGTAATTATAAAAGGTAATGTAATAGGGAATGAAGAATATGCTGAATATATAGCAAATGAAATAATTAAAAAAACAAAACTAGCACTAGCAAATGGTTAGGAGGGATATAGTGGATATATTTTTATCAATAAATAATAGAGAACAGGTAATACAGTTACCAATAATTCCAGAAGAATTTCAAGTGGAATTTAGCAATAATAACGAAACATTTACCACTATATCTCAAGGAGATTTGAACTTAATAGGAAATAAGGGATTAAAAACTTTAACAATAGAAACCTTTTTCCCTAATAAAGAATATGAATTTGCTAAAAGTAAAAAAATGACTGGAGATGAATTTGTAGAAAGTATTTTAAACTGGATTGATAGAAAAGTACCTATTCGTATAGTTATAACAAGTAAAGAAGGCAAAGAAGTTATTAATTTACCAGTAACTATAGATTCATTTAATTATGGATACGATAGAGTTGGAGATGTAAAATATTCCCTCGCTCTTAGAGAATTTAGATTTGTGGGGGTGTAGAAGGTGCATGAGTTAATAGTATATAGCTTTACAGGGCAACAAAGAAATATAAGCTCTATTATAGGAACTTTAAGCTGGTTCAGCAGCGAAGATACCTTAGGGGTACAATTAAATTTTGAAACACCTTATTCTGATGTAACAAAAATCGGACAAATGGTAGTTTTAAGAAACAATGGGAAGGAAATTTTTAGAGGGATTATAGTTGCTGAAGAAATAAATAGGAAGTTTTCAAGAAGTTACATAGCTTTTGATTATGCATTTTATCTTAATAAATCTAAAGGAATATATCAGTTTAATAAAATACAGGCATCTAAGGCAATTACTCAGCTACTTAATGATTTTAATGTGCCTATAGGAAATATAATTAATATTCCAACCATAATTAATCACATATATTATGACAAAGTTATAAGTGATATTATAAAAGACATTCTTCAGCAAGCAACAAATGAAACTGGTCAAAAGTATAGACTAGAAATGAGAGAAGGAAAATTATATATAGAAAAACAAACTGATTTAGTTATAAATGCAACTTTCAAATTAGCTTCTAATTTAAAAGAAAATAGCATTACTAGTGCAATGAGCAACCCTACACGTAGAAGATCTATAGAAGATATGAAAAACAGCATAATGATAGTAGTAAATAATAAAGACTCGGCTACATTAGTTGGAGAAGCTAAAGATGAAACTTCAATAAAACAATATGGACTACTTCAAGAGGTACAAACAATTGACGAAAAAGATATAGTACAGGCTAAAAACATTGCTCAAACTTTACTGAAGGACTTAAACAAAATATTTGAGGACAACAGCATTGAATGCATCGGCAACGATGATGTAAGAGCAGGAAGAATACTTGAAATTATAGAACCTATAACTGGAATGAATGGGCAATATAGAATAATATCTTGTACTCATAATATAAATAATGGTATTCATAAAATGTCACTAGATTTGGGGGTGATATA carries:
- a CDS encoding XkdQ/YqbQ family protein codes for the protein MHELIVYSFTGQQRNISSIIGTLSWFSSEDTLGVQLNFETPYSDVTKIGQMVVLRNNGKEIFRGIIVAEEINRKFSRSYIAFDYAFYLNKSKGIYQFNKIQASKAITQLLNDFNVPIGNIINIPTIINHIYYDKVISDIIKDILQQATNETGQKYRLEMREGKLYIEKQTDLVINATFKLASNLKENSITSAMSNPTRRRSIEDMKNSIMIVVNNKDSATLVGEAKDETSIKQYGLLQEVQTIDEKDIVQAKNIAQTLLKDLNKIFEDNSIECIGNDDVRAGRILEIIEPITGMNGQYRIISCTHNINNGIHKMSLDLGVI